tttccgtcacctgtcgctgggttcacgtctagcccacaccccatccccaagacattccaatctatttgacccaaaaaaattcttaggcgattgaaatcagcttttcgaaaatcaggcactgtaacagaattttctcctacagatctattccattctatgctaaatctgatttctttatgatcactgttccctagctcactccctatttcgatgtccttaatttgtgtctccctgatagttaacactaaatctaaaatattatttccccgcgttggttccttaatgtgttgcttaagaaagcaatcgtcaattaattctagaaaatcttctgcttcattattccctgttttgttcacccagtttattccactaaaattaaagtcacccatgacataaatactgttagatctagatgccctagatatttcatcccatagatgctttgcttccattctgtctaaatttggtggcctatatataactcctatcttgaggttatcttgagatgatttcggggctttagtgtccccgcggcccggtcctcgacaggcctccacccccaggaagcagcccgtgacagctgactaacacccaggtacctattttactgctaggtaacaggggcatagggtgaaagaaactctgcccagtgtttctctccggcgcccgggatcgaacccgggaccacaggatcacaagtccagcgtgctgtccgctcggccgaccggctattataatattattattattattttttttttttgagatatatacaagagttgttacattcttgtacagctctagtacgcgtagcgtttcgggcaggtccctggaatacgatccccgccgcgaagaatcgttgttacaaccaagtacacattttactgttgcgataAACAGagcctacagttaaggatttgcgcccagtaaatcctccccggccaggatacgaacccatgacagcactcgcggaacgccaggcgagtgtcttaccactacaccacggagacattgttttttttcgtttaattctatccaaacagtttgtgtgtgtggctcagttttgattccctctttgagactacatttcaaattgtccctaacatatatggctactccccctcctcgtctaatatatctactaatatatctatctgtgtgaaatagtttaaatccattcatttgatattcagctaatagttctctattttctacattcatccacgtttcggtaagtgcaataatatctattttttctgcacAGACAaaagcatttaactcgtttattttgtttcttagatttctattgttagtgtaatataccctaaagtgaattgttattttgaggcccttctcttttccctgatcattttgccaattagtttctccaacaaacatacttttattatctccttcctccctatcaattcccataccactatctactaacagtttaaacccaaacaaatgcctctaactattggttccaacgagttcgcaacagcaacaaccccagccctcgatagatgcaccccatcacgagcatacatttcatttctcccATAGAAGTGtttccagttgtctatgaaagatattgcatttgatttgcaatatctttccagccggcaattgacaccaagtgccctcgacaaccattcattcccaacgctctttcttggaagaatgccacatatgatcgggattcctccctagctcctaactaattctatggctttgcattcactggaaaggcgaagagttagtggtgacatgatagaggtttacaagtggatgaatggacataacaaaggggatattaatagggtattaaaagtatcaacacaagacagaacatgaaacaatgggaataaattgggtaagtttagatttaggaaaaacttgggtaaatacgggttcggtaacagggttgttgatttgcgaaaccaattaccgcataacgttgtGGATGTGGGGTGCCTCGATTGTTTCACGTGGGTTAGACATGcgtgtgagtgggattgggtggttataaataggagctgcctcgtatgggccaataggccttctgcagttaccttgttcttatgttaaatttctttatcagttcctcactcctaactcgtccaacatcattaccccctgcattaatacaaataatgggtttgctcCCATTTCCcgttataatatctttcatgttgtcaacaatatctccaattccagctcccagatagcaaacccttaacctgttgcccctatctctggcacaaaacgtcctgtctaaatacatcacctgggaatctcccacaaccaaaattcgtttaggtacctccttaactttctgagcactttgaggggcctgtgcttcgttgctcttcgttgatttccgtttcgagtgaactgcaggctcaccacagcactcgtcttccaacacggcaaatgaatttgatgtctttagggcgtctgtaggcagcCTTGTGAAGGTCTTCTTAAGATCCCTGTCCTTAACGACCTTCCAAGacgaggtcttgttaatattggtctccttcgtttcttcccgatgtttcagctgtcgtacctcctctcggagggaatccatctctgctctcagagttccagctagattcatcaattccttcactaatccttccattattgcaataataatgttactacaatcggagctccagctaacacaacctctcactgtatatatctcaaaaaaattacaatggtaaaggtgtatggcataggtacatattttggggaattgggtagcactagatacagtgcgagtttcaagcctagtcacctagcagtaaataggtacggaGTTAGCTGCtaagggatgcttcctggggatgtttttttttagaatgagggaattatcaggagaaagcgcgatgccgattgattgactgatgaagattaagtcacccaagaggtggcacgggcatgaatagcccgtaatgcgcgaagccattacgactactgcAATCAATTAGCAATTGAAAGGggacaggataagaatttgggataggacgggggaaaggaatggtgtcgaaCCAcagggacggtcggggattaaattccgacctgcttgaagccagaccgttgctctaccgtccagcccaagtggtttcattgattgataaatattaagcacacacaagaggtggcacgggctgcCAGATtgcgctacaagtagcgaattgggctacttttgaaagCCCTCCGCGCTCCCAATTTTTTTATTttgctacttgcgactttttgggcaaATTCAAAAGCAATTTGGGCTAATTTGGTCTATTAATGTTAACaaaactcaatgatgattataTATGCTTTATAATGTAATGTGTACAAATCATagatgcgtccaacagcctgattgactagaccacttaccgcaggagccctggtcagagaccagccccctggggacgttgatcctagggaCCTTCGAAAGAAAaaggtaaccacaaggcaagGTAACCCTCCCCAGGGACCATAGattttcccaaccttaattgtcatGAATACTTCATCCCGAAAGCTACagctggttccacagatcttcatcaaggagagaaagttatctagaaatttacagatagataaatgatgggaaagatcccttacagttaatacctttgtcaAGAAGACGATGGTTGGCAGGGAGCGGTAGTGTAAAGCGGCTGTTAGATCAGTGGGATTCTTTAACGACTCATTACCAAATCGCTTCTTgctcttgtgataaatatgttgcaagaCAACTATTTTCAGTGTACTCTGTTCTCACCAATTAGCCATATTTCACAtttctcaaaccaatcctaaatgattttgaaaAGATGAAATTACCTTGTAGCGAGTATaaaaagatgaagcagatcaaTGTAGCTTTCACACGacttagaaaacttcactcttaGAATGCTCAGAAGAATCGTTCATActcatcatgcaaagcttcatgATAATTTGGACTACAATTCCATATGTCTGCCCTTGGAGAAAGTggactttggttacgaattttcaacacttctggCAACTAAgagacaaaacaattttataactctggaaaagtttcaaaatattcaagaaaaaagccataattttttagtgaaagcttgcaaatagcttctttctcgtattctaagTAATGCTGAAACTTTCAAAAAGGTGAATTTCCGGGCAGTTTCCGAGCAGGACGGAAACGGTTAggaacgtttcctttcacccgatTCTTCTGCTCACataggtaccggggagttagattgattgatgaagattaagccacccaaaaggtggcacgggcatgaatagcccgtaagtggtggcccttttgagccattaccagtatcaaaagctgatactggagatctgtggaggtgcgactgcaccctgcgtgacgggagatgtctcccgtgtaggGGGAGTTAGGCAATTGTTACATCTTGTGGGAGTTGGGTATAGTTGCCCCTAGcccctacagggggggggggaatacccGACACAGGGGAATTAAATTATAAAATGGCATTTCTGAATAAAAATTAAACTTACttaagtttagttaatttattagttTACTGAGCGGCAGTGTAAAATTATAGAGGGTTCATCAACATCATGAATTCAGTAATTGAATCCCAAAATTAATTTAGCTCGACAAGTTACAGGCTTGATCAACTAGTTACATCActtaatatatatatcaatagtTGTTTAAGCATAATGAGTTGTatctacataagaacataagaataaaggtaactgcagaaggcctattggcccatacgaagcagctcctatttataaccaccaaattATCAATTTAGTCAATTATTATTTTCTAAAGTAACTTCATCAATTTATCTGATGAATTTTTTGGTTTCACATGATTTCCTTGGCTATACATGGGATATATTTTTAATTTATCAAGAAATGCACTTTCTGACTTAACCGCAGTCGAGAAGAGTCTGGGCTACTCACAATGTCCATTACGGGCTATTCCTTCCCTTGTCAcctgttgggtggcttaatcttcatcaattaatcacAGTGTCCAGCAGTTACAGCCAcgcacctgtgccaggtaagtccactacgggatcaccatagcccgtgctacttggaactttgtgttccgaGGGATTGAACAAAAATCACTAATCATCATGACAATGTGGCGCCCAGACTCTTCAGGATGTTACACGGCCACagaccacattcactccaaacatctaccacctaACTGCCTACCTAACTGCCTAACTACCTACCACccatggctaactgccaacaaactcaccctcaatattgacaaaactttctatattttgtttggcaataaatcctcaaatcaaataaatctcaggattaacaatacccaaatttgtaacaaagtagatggcaaaatccttggcattctcattgaccacaacctgaatttccagggacacattctaaatatataaaaaaaaattcaaaactgttggcgttctttctaagatcagatattatgtaccacgccctgccctggtgacactctattactctctcatctatccttatctcaactatggtatttgtgcttggggttctactacccaaaatcatttacgtcctctaattactcaacacaaagctgctattaggacaatatctaactctggccccggaCATCACTCGGtaaccttactcaaatctctgaatatgttagatattaagtcactgcacattctctcatgtgtattatacatatataaaacgctgaactgtaatgtcaatcctgaccttaaaagcttcctagaaggttgtaacagaacccatgagcaccacaccagaaacaaatacctatttgatattccaagagtacgacttagtcaaactagaaatgctttacaaatcaagggacccagaatgtggaatgaccttcccaattatgttaaagactgtacctctcccaaccagtttaagataaaaactaagtaccacctaattaactcaatgtaacctacgtcacccctaaatgtcaacccatgtctacgattttaaacaatgctgtttgttgaccaaattgtatttttgtttttttctgccatgttcccccccccctttttcatttttttctgatttttcctcaacacaatttatactttaatctaagttagtattaagttttagtctttgtgtttttcctgcccgaaacgctttgcgtaatagtgactttaggcattgtatgtactagctctatgtatgaatccatcaacttttgtatttcaccttgtatgtatgtactttacctgaataaatatttgtatttgtacctccgggctactcatgcccgtgccacctcttgtggtggcttaatcgTCATCAATCACTCACTATGGCGTAAGATCCATCGGGATGAAGGGGAAGACTGGTCTGTGGTGCAAGTTAACAGTTGGAggctttcttttcttttctttgatgtccaaagagcttggaaaggatgtgggaggaagaaggatggggcgatgaaattcttggaagaggatttggatgtggagagaggaggcttgaaagttcggtggcctgtccaccgtggattggagatgttttttcaGTCAAAGCCTGTGGCTTGAGTTCTTCTTACGcagcaggaggctagtggtgagggGGAGTGATGCAgtcctggttcacttgaggtgttctgtctggcttggaggaggcgtcttccTTATGATGTTGTTGGATCTGTACGTTCTCTTAGCTTAGATACGATCTTGAAGTTTCGCCTGAAGTATCCGAGCGTGAGCTTTGGTGTTGGGGTTCCTTCTGGGTCTTCAGCAGCGGTAGAGAAGTCGATTTGATTCATCTTTTCTTCCCTGAAGATTGGGTCGATGTAGTTTATGTTCAGGATGGAGAGGCCGATGTATCGCTCCACTGTGGAATAGTGGACGAACATGTAGTGGGGTAGTTTGGCTTTGTTCTTGCTGTAGATGCGCCTGTTACATTCTATGGCACAGGGCTTTTCTAGTAGTGCTGTTGCCATTGAAGACTACCTCCTGGTCGATAAAGAGGCAGTAGCAAGGTTTGCTTCTGTCCGGTATGCCTGGTATGGCTAATGGTATTGGGTGGATGTAGGTGACTTCCAGCTCTTCAAGCTCTTCAAGTTCAGTGTCTGGTGCAGATGCTTGCTGTGCTGCTGCTATGGCCGGGGTCTGTGTCATTGGAGTGGGTGCCTGAGGTGCTGTTTCAGTTGAGGTTCCAGTTGGTATTCCAGAGGTTGTCGGTGTTGTGGTTTGTACTGGTTCCATGATAGATGTTTCTGTTTCTGCCGGTCGGCGTTGCTGGAGTGCTGTCCATGAATGGGGGCTGCTTCTCCTCCTTTGTTTTTTGGGTGGAGGGGTCTGGGGTGACGACCGTTGGCCTGTAGATTTTGTTTGTTTCTTGTTGGTGAAGCGGGAAGCGGTAGCCGATGGTCGAGGTACAGTTCTTGTAGTGGGTTCTGAGGCTGGTTGAGGCTGAAGTAGGTCCTCAGGGATTGACATCGTAGGTAGGTTGTGCTGGGCGAGAAGCATGTTCAATGCTCTCACGTATTTGGCGATGTCTGCTCCTGCCTCCTTCTCAGCTACACTGATCAGGCATGGGATAAGAGAGGTGTTGGCCGAGGTCGCTGGTTGTCGAGTTGGTTGGCTGAGCTGCAGTCGCCTGTGTCCTGGGACCCCATTggggggtggtctggcctggCGTGGCAGTAGGAGGCGGTCTCCCTCACAAATCTTATCGAAAATGTAATTCGGAGTCAGAATCATAAACTATTCGTAACAACCTATACGAACCGTTACAGTTACGTCTGGTCTGAGCAGCAATATAAATCAAAGACTTTTCTTGGCATAATGTGAATAAATAACATTAGGCTTACAATATGAATGCTTATATATACTGCAAGTAAAACACTGTTTAGTTTAACATACGCGTTATCGTATAATTAAATTATTCATTGATACGATCTTGATATTTCGAAGGAATAAAAGaatattataaattaatattgccCTGAATAACTTGGGATAGTTTCAGCTTTAACCTCGTGATTACCAATATTCCGCTCACATCTTTAAGTTAACAATTGGCAGGAGCTACAACACCTATATGTAGCAGGAAAAGAGATCACTGTGATAATGTTACTTGTCTCAGTAAGTATAACAAGTATCAACATTTAACAAGGTAAATAACAGACCCTTCTGGCTAGACTGAGCACTAGATACAAACACACTTGGGAACATAATGGCATCTATGACCCTTTTTACACTCAATACAGACTATATGTTAGAGACCTGCCTCGCATACACCTGTCgcaatattttgtattttttacaaaaattggaaaatgtattttttcttttatatttttgtttagttcacttattatcccccatcctgtgggtggtagtggaagagATCACAGAGGCACAGATAATCAACTTTCATTATATTTAATCAGAACTACTTCAGCAGGCGATGCAATCTCCCAGAGGTACTTACAGCTGAGACTGTGATCAAACCTCCACCCACCTGTCACTCCAAGGATATACTACTCTCTAAAGCAACACCTTTCATATCTCTTCACTTCTGGGGAAGCATTAGATGTCATTAAGAGATATACTAAACTTGGGCTTAATAGTTAATGTTGTAACACTCGATAAATTACGTCTCTCTAaacagtgacagtactgggcagcgtcactcatcctgtgagtgaacatagaaccatagtgacagtattgggcagtgtcactcatcctgtgagtgaacacaccaccatagtgacagtatttgacagcgtcactcatcctgtgagtgaacataccgccatagtgacagtattgagcagtgtcactcatcctgtgagtgaacacaccaccatagtgacagtattgggcagcgccactcatcctgtgagtgaacacaccaccatagtgacagcattgggcagcgtcactcatcatgtGACGATGGGATTCATTATATTGTGTATATCTATAATATCTTATAAATGTGTAGTGTCTTGCGTAGTGGTCAAATACAGTATCCACATCTCATGCCGCAGATTCTGCAGCTCTGTCACAAAACATCCACTAGCCTCATCCAAAGTGGTTAGGCCACTACTCTTTACCTCTCGTCTCTATATTTTACCCTTGACCTTACTCAAGATTTCctgaatcctcaatctccatattTCATCACCAGGAAAAGTTGGTGGTACTTTTGACCCCGGCTTCCTGTCCACGTGAAGGTCACTAGacatggtggccctcaggtaaataaatCCTTTGGTCATCAAAACGAAATCAAATAATTCGCCAGACATTGTATGGCAGTTAACGATTCCTTGATAAATAACTTACGGCCTCACGACATTAAATTaatgagatggtggccctcaggtaaataaatCCTTTAGTacatctcacaatcgacttgagaatggtccaggacggactgaaacgtcgtcgtcccttcaccttctagtgtgtggtctggtcaacgttaaATTAATTAATCCCACAATGATGAGCATTtcaattgtaaactctgtgaccaAGAGCTGGacttactctccaacacta
The DNA window shown above is from Procambarus clarkii isolate CNS0578487 chromosome 6, FALCON_Pclarkii_2.0, whole genome shotgun sequence and carries:
- the LOC123753710 gene encoding putative uncharacterized protein DDB_G0290521, with product MSIPEDLLQPQPASEPTTRTVPRPSATASRFTNKKQTKSTGQRSSPQTPPPKKQRRRSSPHSWTALQQRRPAETETSIMEPVQTTTPTTSGIPTGTSTETAPQAPTPMTQTPAIAAAQQASAPDTELEELEELEVTYIHPIPLAIPGIPDRSKPCYCLFIDQEVVFNGNSTTRKALCHRM